In the genome of Saprospira sp. CCB-QB6, one region contains:
- a CDS encoding class I SAM-dependent methyltransferase has product MKSSDQKEDWKALEEQLYCPSGDMGLKVGEQLHQSNIGMTLASIEAMNLNSGELVLELGHANCSHLAELLAQAEELQFWGLEISALMKAEAERINQFYVEKGIANFALYDGVKLPYEGSRFHKIFTVNSIYFWPNPVDFLDQLYDLLLPGGCCVISFVWKEVMLDLPFVGEHFRLYDKEGVLALIEASKFEEFEVLHREERVLSKAKKEIDRQYGIVKLYKP; this is encoded by the coding sequence ATGAAATCATCAGATCAGAAAGAGGATTGGAAAGCATTAGAAGAGCAGTTGTATTGTCCTTCTGGGGATATGGGGCTAAAGGTGGGGGAGCAGTTACATCAGAGTAATATAGGGATGACTTTAGCGAGTATAGAGGCTATGAATTTAAATTCGGGAGAGCTTGTTTTAGAGCTAGGACATGCGAATTGCAGTCATTTGGCTGAGCTTTTGGCTCAGGCTGAAGAGTTGCAGTTTTGGGGCTTGGAGATTTCGGCTTTAATGAAAGCGGAGGCGGAGCGGATTAACCAGTTTTATGTAGAGAAGGGAATTGCAAATTTTGCTTTATACGATGGGGTGAAATTGCCTTATGAGGGAAGTCGGTTTCATAAAATATTTACGGTGAATAGTATATATTTTTGGCCGAATCCAGTTGATTTTTTAGATCAGCTTTATGATTTATTGTTGCCTGGGGGCTGCTGTGTAATTTCTTTTGTATGGAAGGAAGTTATGTTGGATCTTCCTTTTGTTGGGGAGCATTTTAGGCTTTATGATAAAGAGGGTGTTTTAGCTTTAATAGAGGCTTCTAAGTTTGAAGAGTTTGAGGTCCTTCATCGTGAAGAACGAGTTTTGAGTAAGGCAAAAAAAGAGATTGATCGTCAATATGGAATTGTTAAGTTGTATAAGCCTTAG
- a CDS encoding CTP synthase, translated as MTKYIFVTGGVSSSLGKGIIAASVGKLLQARGFSVTILKLDPYINVDPGTLNPYEHGECYVTEDGAETDLDLGHYERFLNQNSSQANNVTTGRIYQSVINRERAGDYLGKTVQVVPHITNEIKRNIMSLANQGNYDIVLVEIGGTVGDIESLPYVEAMRQMRWELGRENCLTVHLTLVPYLRAAGELKTKPTQHSVKELLGSGIQPDILVCRTEHPLSMEIKRKLALFCNLDAPSVIEARDAKSIYDVPMLMLKEKLDSNILTKLRLLDRHEPKLDRWKGFLGQLKNPMHEIEIGLVGKYIELQDAYKSIHEAFIHAGVSNECKVNIRHIHSAHINDSTVAQELKGLSAVLVAPGFGERGVEGKITAIRYLREQKIPFLGICLGMQCAVIEFARNVLGLKQANSTEMQAQTPDPVISLMEEQEAIENLGGSMRLGAYPCQLKAGSKMAKIYGHQDISERHRHRYEFNNNYLTEFEEAGLIASGRNPETGLVEAVELQDHPWFVAVQFHPEYKSRVENPHPLFVDFIRAALAYKEAEE; from the coding sequence ATGACCAAATATATCTTTGTGACCGGAGGCGTAAGCTCTTCTTTGGGTAAAGGTATTATCGCCGCTTCTGTAGGTAAACTCCTGCAAGCTAGAGGATTCTCTGTAACCATCCTCAAACTAGACCCCTACATCAATGTAGACCCAGGAACCCTCAATCCCTACGAACATGGAGAATGCTATGTAACCGAAGATGGAGCCGAAACAGATCTAGACTTAGGCCATTACGAACGCTTCCTCAACCAAAATAGCTCACAGGCTAATAATGTGACGACTGGCCGGATCTATCAAAGCGTCATCAATAGAGAACGCGCAGGGGATTACCTCGGTAAAACCGTGCAAGTGGTCCCTCATATTACCAATGAAATCAAACGCAATATTATGTCCCTCGCCAATCAAGGGAATTACGATATTGTTTTGGTCGAAATCGGTGGTACAGTCGGCGATATTGAATCTCTCCCCTATGTCGAAGCCATGCGCCAAATGCGCTGGGAACTCGGCCGAGAAAACTGCCTAACCGTACACCTTACTTTGGTCCCTTACCTGCGTGCAGCTGGCGAACTCAAAACAAAACCTACTCAACACTCCGTCAAAGAGTTATTGGGCTCTGGTATCCAACCCGACATTCTGGTCTGCCGCACCGAACATCCCCTCAGCATGGAAATCAAACGCAAATTGGCCCTCTTCTGCAACCTAGACGCCCCCTCTGTAATCGAAGCCCGAGACGCCAAAAGCATTTATGATGTGCCTATGCTGATGCTCAAGGAAAAACTCGATAGTAATATCCTTACCAAACTTCGCCTACTCGATCGACACGAACCTAAACTAGACCGCTGGAAAGGCTTTTTGGGCCAACTCAAAAACCCTATGCATGAAATCGAAATCGGACTGGTCGGAAAGTATATTGAGCTACAAGATGCCTATAAATCTATCCATGAAGCTTTTATTCATGCTGGCGTAAGCAACGAATGCAAGGTAAATATCCGCCATATCCATTCTGCCCATATCAATGATAGTACAGTTGCTCAAGAACTGAAAGGACTTTCAGCCGTTCTTGTCGCTCCTGGCTTTGGCGAAAGAGGCGTAGAAGGTAAAATTACCGCTATCCGCTACCTACGCGAACAAAAAATTCCCTTCCTCGGTATCTGTCTCGGTATGCAATGCGCCGTGATCGAGTTTGCCCGCAATGTACTCGGCCTCAAACAAGCTAACTCTACCGAAATGCAAGCCCAAACCCCAGATCCTGTTATTTCCTTAATGGAAGAACAAGAAGCTATCGAAAACCTAGGCGGTAGCATGCGCCTAGGCGCCTACCCCTGCCAATTAAAAGCAGGCAGCAAAATGGCCAAAATCTATGGCCACCAAGATATCTCTGAACGCCACCGACACCGCTACGAATTTAATAACAACTACCTAACGGAATTCGAAGAAGCGGGACTAATCGCCTCTGGCCGTAATCCCGAAACTGGACTAGTCGAAGCCGTAGAACTCCAAGATCACCCCTGGTTCGTCGCCGTGCAATTCCATCCCGAATACAAAAGCCGAGTAGAAAACCCCCATCCCCTCTTTGTCGACTTTATCCGTGCTGCTCTAGCCTATAAAGAAGCTGAAGAATAA
- a CDS encoding DUF1573 domain-containing protein, which produces MKRFAAQFLSFAFIGLMAFTFMQCGGGVSAAEAEATKGNVAVQNNNVVGPTGTQPPQSIQSQQSGNPQDAVDPAIATTMTFSEDVFDFGTIKEGEKVKHTFKFTNEGEKPLTITNAKGSCGCTVPSYPKEPIAPGESGEIEVEFNSANKKGAQTKFVTLSANTIPAETRLTIKADVVATETK; this is translated from the coding sequence ATGAAAAGATTTGCAGCCCAATTTCTCAGCTTTGCATTCATTGGTCTTATGGCGTTTACATTTATGCAATGTGGCGGTGGTGTTTCTGCAGCTGAAGCAGAGGCCACAAAAGGCAATGTAGCTGTTCAGAATAACAATGTAGTAGGACCTACTGGAACGCAACCCCCTCAATCAATCCAGTCTCAACAGTCTGGCAACCCACAGGATGCCGTAGATCCAGCTATTGCTACTACAATGACGTTTAGTGAGGATGTTTTTGACTTTGGAACGATTAAAGAAGGCGAAAAAGTAAAACATACTTTTAAGTTTACGAATGAAGGAGAAAAGCCTTTGACAATTACTAATGCTAAAGGTTCTTGTGGTTGTACAGTTCCTAGCTACCCTAAAGAGCCTATCGCTCCAGGTGAATCTGGTGAAATTGAAGTAGAATTTAACTCTGCAAACAAAAAGGGCGCACAAACTAAGTTTGTAACCCTTAGTGCGAACACCATTCCTGCCGAAACTCGCTTGACGATTAAAGCAGATGTTGTTGCTACAGAAACAAAGTAA
- a CDS encoding DUF4268 domain-containing protein produces the protein MNAKELEVVSFLKTPDTQFIIPIYQRNYDWGRKECSDLFKDIIDVVEQDRSSHFIGSIVFIYEGLGSSREVRELVIIDGQQRLTSLSILLVALYRFALESGQGRLADRIYKSYLCNEYVEEERYKLKLKQTDKNALAFEAILWGEEDKLEGYTKVLENYRYFRSLVHAENLQLIEQGIKRLIFVEIALERGKDDPQRIFESLNSTGLDLSQSDLIRNYILMDLEPKEQGRVYKRVWYPIEENARDWGTEKSMVSAFIRDYLTLKNKAIPNKSKVYQTFKEKYQDKKGEEYWNDLEQIKSLSYHYHSFINPRAERDKDIRQELEYINQLEVHVVYPFLLQLFEDKDNGVISKSDLIAILQFLQAYVWRRFIVGLPTSVLNKIFMVLYAEVDSEDYVNSIYLSILRKKGAGRFPLDAELQQALRDRDLYNITARKRDYLFEKLENYNNREFVDTSDERISVEHIFPQKPSEAWREELSEEEIDAFERRYLHTIGNLTLSGNNGALGNKTFRAKKEMNIQGKEQGYQYSRLWLNKYLSSLAAWDLRAYHERTALITARFLKIWPYPEVELNEELLEPEMNIFEASMPKNKKLAYFIFEGEKLVEHKFTQMYLYVLRQLYQKDAALLLSQPARLKVSERAEDFRAPQLLVGSYFVETNLDSNKKFVILKRLLPSFGLEDALAIKYGEEEALEEKTAARKKDRFFMRKKYWTQLLPQIKDTTLFQRVSPSKDHWLSCGAGTTSVYYSLIMTKDHARIELSIIGAEKAKNKKLFKKLFGQKEEIEEVFGEALVWQELPDNKMSRIRFDLEGVSLGREEDWPKANRFFVEYIPRMEKAFYPYLKGRGGKG, from the coding sequence ATGAACGCCAAAGAATTGGAGGTAGTCAGTTTTTTGAAAACTCCAGATACCCAGTTTATTATACCTATTTATCAGCGCAATTATGATTGGGGGCGGAAAGAGTGTTCGGATTTATTTAAGGACATTATAGATGTGGTGGAGCAGGATCGTTCGTCTCATTTTATAGGGAGCATTGTGTTTATTTATGAGGGTTTGGGGAGTAGTAGAGAGGTTCGAGAATTGGTGATTATTGATGGGCAGCAGCGCTTGACCAGTTTAAGTATTTTGTTGGTGGCCTTGTATCGCTTTGCTTTGGAGTCGGGGCAGGGGCGTTTAGCGGATAGAATTTACAAAAGTTATTTGTGCAATGAGTATGTGGAGGAAGAGCGGTATAAATTGAAGTTGAAGCAAACGGATAAGAATGCGCTTGCTTTTGAGGCGATACTTTGGGGAGAGGAGGATAAGCTAGAGGGGTATACTAAGGTCTTAGAGAACTATCGGTATTTTAGGAGTTTGGTCCATGCGGAGAACCTTCAGTTGATTGAGCAGGGGATAAAGCGGTTGATCTTTGTAGAGATTGCTTTGGAGCGAGGGAAAGATGATCCGCAGCGGATCTTTGAGAGTTTGAACTCGACGGGTTTGGATCTTTCGCAGTCTGACTTGATTCGGAATTATATTTTGATGGATTTGGAGCCTAAGGAGCAGGGGCGGGTATATAAGCGAGTTTGGTATCCGATAGAAGAGAATGCGAGGGATTGGGGGACGGAAAAGTCGATGGTATCGGCATTTATACGGGATTATTTAACCTTAAAGAACAAGGCGATACCGAATAAGTCGAAGGTCTACCAGACCTTTAAAGAGAAGTATCAGGATAAGAAGGGAGAGGAATATTGGAATGATTTGGAGCAGATCAAGAGTTTGTCTTATCATTATCATTCGTTTATTAACCCAAGAGCGGAGCGAGACAAGGATATTCGGCAGGAGTTGGAGTACATCAATCAATTGGAGGTCCATGTAGTTTATCCTTTTTTGTTGCAGCTTTTTGAGGACAAGGATAATGGGGTGATTTCTAAGTCGGATTTGATTGCGATTCTTCAGTTTTTGCAGGCTTATGTGTGGCGGCGGTTTATTGTGGGCTTGCCGACTAGTGTATTGAACAAGATCTTCATGGTTTTGTATGCAGAGGTAGATAGTGAGGACTATGTAAACTCTATTTACCTTTCAATTTTGCGTAAGAAAGGGGCGGGGCGTTTTCCCTTGGATGCGGAGTTGCAGCAGGCCTTGAGAGATAGGGATTTGTATAATATAACTGCTAGGAAGAGAGACTATTTGTTTGAGAAGTTAGAAAACTATAACAACAGAGAGTTTGTAGACACTAGTGATGAGCGGATTAGTGTAGAGCATATTTTTCCGCAGAAGCCTAGTGAGGCTTGGAGGGAGGAGTTGTCAGAGGAGGAGATAGATGCCTTTGAGCGTCGTTATTTGCATACGATAGGGAATTTGACCTTATCGGGCAATAATGGGGCTTTGGGGAATAAAACCTTTAGGGCCAAAAAGGAGATGAATATTCAGGGGAAAGAGCAAGGCTATCAGTATAGTCGACTTTGGTTGAATAAATACCTGAGTAGTTTAGCAGCTTGGGATTTGCGGGCTTATCATGAGCGGACGGCTTTGATTACAGCTCGTTTTTTGAAGATTTGGCCTTATCCGGAAGTTGAGCTCAATGAGGAGCTGTTGGAGCCAGAGATGAATATATTCGAGGCGAGTATGCCTAAGAATAAGAAGTTAGCCTATTTTATTTTTGAGGGAGAAAAGCTTGTAGAGCATAAGTTTACGCAGATGTATTTATATGTTTTGCGGCAGCTTTATCAGAAAGATGCGGCTTTGTTGCTGAGTCAGCCTGCTCGGCTTAAAGTCAGTGAGCGGGCTGAGGATTTTCGGGCGCCACAGTTGCTTGTCGGTTCCTATTTTGTAGAGACAAATTTAGATAGCAATAAGAAGTTTGTCATTTTGAAGCGTTTGCTGCCATCATTTGGTTTGGAGGATGCTTTAGCTATAAAATATGGGGAAGAAGAGGCCTTGGAAGAAAAGACAGCGGCTAGAAAGAAGGATCGTTTTTTCATGCGCAAGAAATATTGGACGCAACTATTGCCTCAAATAAAGGATACGACACTTTTTCAGCGGGTATCTCCTTCTAAGGATCATTGGCTAAGTTGTGGAGCAGGAACGACTAGTGTGTATTATAGTTTAATCATGACGAAGGATCATGCGAGGATTGAGCTTTCTATTATAGGGGCAGAGAAGGCGAAGAACAAGAAATTGTTTAAAAAGCTATTTGGGCAGAAGGAGGAGATAGAAGAGGTCTTTGGAGAAGCTTTAGTTTGGCAAGAGTTGCCGGATAATAAAATGAGTCGTATTCGCTTTGATTTGGAGGGGGTAAGTTTGGGCCGAGAAGAAGATTGGCCGAAGGCGAATCGTTTCTTTGTAGAGTATATTCCAAGGATGGAAAAGGCATTTTATCCCTATTTGAAGGGGAGGGGCGGAAAAGGCTAA
- a CDS encoding TonB-dependent receptor: MKYYISLAFFLLLHWSASAQEGQLNGRLFDAESQEPLIGANVILQSTKDSTKQFGSSSNLDGFFQLQAPQGPYLLKISFLGYEKYEQPFLLDKEEVDLGPILLKVSALEEGVVDVVGKTPPAVLKGDTVEFNSKAYKTNPNATAADLVEKMPGIEIEDGTVKAQGETVEQVVIDGKPFFGQDARNTLKNLPADMVDKVQVYDQKSRQAQFSGFEDGEESKTINIVSKPEYRSGTFGRVYAGLGHDDGQEPEDDWRYRLGGVYNRFNGNERISILGQWNNINEQNFSSEDLAGVAASGGSGRRRWRGGSLGNFLVDDNGGINETYAGGINYSNEWNEKWKFNGSYFFNQVNNTGFDSTFRSYISEEEAGQYYLESQSQNSTNINHRATFRLEYNINDRNQLEFEPNFSMQINEGQQFGQSQTYNIEQPLNASENLFNSELTAYNLRNRLLYRHRLKKKGRTFSIRLQQEMSGQSGNNKQESVNSYYSQNQIDSIDQSSDLDQYSRSYSARLEYSEPINQQMQLQFRYDPSISYGEADQFTYNYDGGVYSLLDTLLSNEADSRYDRHQASVGLRYNKKGLRMYARATAQWATLSATQVYPQDFQNSYNFFNVLPFAMMRYEISKTKNFGLFYRSGTDEPSIGQLQEVVDNSNPLQLSMGNSKLVQATSHRIRFHYANPNPSKNSMFFVGFGAQYNKDYLGQSTFIAYQDTSFLGIDLAQGTQLTQDVNLDRQYQLDLFADYSFPLNFIKSNFGIKLGGSFSETPSLINNELNYSRQPSGRLGFKLSSNISEKLDFTLSTDGSVNYSINSLNTSSNNRYYNQNTRLRAYWNPWKTLVLQTDLSHQHYAGLSDGFNTDFLLWNASISTLLFKSQRGELGIYVYDILGQNTSLSRSFTANYIEDQIGQVLERYFMLRFSYRFVPKKGSLVDEKKSKEMIEHHQRHRSGRGPGGPPPPR, translated from the coding sequence ATGAAATATTACATATCATTAGCATTCTTTCTGCTCCTTCATTGGAGCGCCTCGGCACAAGAGGGGCAGCTTAATGGGCGCCTTTTTGATGCAGAGAGTCAAGAGCCACTCATTGGGGCCAATGTTATCTTGCAGTCAACCAAAGACAGCACAAAACAATTTGGGAGTAGTTCCAACTTGGATGGCTTCTTCCAGTTACAGGCCCCTCAGGGGCCATACCTGCTCAAAATTTCCTTTTTGGGCTATGAAAAATATGAGCAGCCTTTTCTTTTAGATAAGGAAGAGGTAGACCTCGGACCTATTTTGCTCAAAGTTTCTGCCTTAGAAGAGGGCGTTGTAGATGTAGTAGGGAAAACGCCTCCTGCTGTACTCAAGGGCGATACCGTAGAATTTAATTCTAAGGCCTATAAAACCAACCCCAATGCTACGGCGGCGGATTTGGTAGAGAAAATGCCAGGTATTGAGATTGAGGATGGAACCGTAAAGGCCCAAGGGGAGACCGTTGAGCAGGTGGTGATTGATGGAAAGCCCTTTTTTGGTCAAGATGCTCGAAATACCTTAAAAAATCTACCAGCAGATATGGTCGATAAGGTACAGGTATATGATCAAAAGAGTCGACAGGCCCAGTTTTCGGGCTTTGAAGATGGAGAGGAGAGTAAAACGATCAATATTGTCTCTAAACCAGAGTATCGTTCAGGAACTTTTGGGCGAGTTTATGCCGGTTTGGGACATGATGATGGTCAAGAGCCCGAAGATGATTGGCGCTATCGCTTGGGGGGGGTATACAACCGCTTTAATGGCAATGAACGCATCTCAATTTTGGGCCAATGGAACAATATCAATGAGCAAAACTTTAGTTCAGAAGATTTGGCTGGCGTTGCGGCCTCGGGCGGCAGCGGTCGCCGTCGTTGGCGCGGTGGTAGCCTAGGCAACTTCCTTGTAGATGACAATGGCGGAATCAATGAAACTTATGCAGGAGGAATTAACTACAGCAATGAGTGGAATGAAAAGTGGAAGTTCAACGGAAGTTACTTCTTTAACCAAGTGAATAATACGGGCTTTGATTCTACCTTCCGTAGTTATATTTCTGAAGAGGAAGCAGGACAATACTATCTAGAGTCGCAAAGCCAGAATAGTACAAATATAAATCACCGAGCTACTTTCCGCTTAGAGTACAATATCAACGATCGCAATCAACTAGAGTTTGAGCCCAACTTTAGCATGCAAATCAATGAGGGGCAGCAGTTTGGTCAATCGCAGACTTACAATATTGAGCAGCCCTTGAATGCGAGTGAAAATCTGTTTAATAGTGAGTTGACGGCCTATAATTTGCGCAATCGCTTGCTCTATCGCCATCGCCTCAAGAAGAAGGGGCGGACCTTTTCTATCCGTCTACAACAGGAGATGAGTGGGCAGAGCGGAAACAACAAGCAAGAGTCTGTGAATAGCTATTATAGCCAAAATCAAATTGACTCTATTGATCAGTCCTCGGATTTGGACCAATACAGCCGTAGTTATTCGGCTCGTTTGGAGTATAGTGAGCCCATTAACCAGCAGATGCAGTTGCAATTCCGCTATGATCCTTCTATTAGCTATGGAGAAGCTGATCAGTTTACCTATAATTACGATGGGGGAGTCTATAGCCTCTTGGATACCTTGCTTTCTAATGAAGCAGATAGCCGCTACGACCGTCATCAGGCCTCAGTAGGCTTGCGTTATAACAAAAAAGGCTTGCGTATGTATGCCCGTGCTACGGCACAATGGGCTACCTTATCGGCAACACAGGTTTATCCGCAAGATTTTCAGAATAGCTACAACTTCTTTAATGTGCTCCCCTTCGCTATGATGCGGTACGAGATTTCTAAGACTAAGAATTTTGGACTATTCTACCGCTCGGGTACTGATGAACCCAGCATTGGGCAGTTGCAAGAGGTAGTAGACAATAGCAACCCCCTTCAATTGTCAATGGGTAACTCAAAATTGGTCCAGGCAACTAGCCACCGTATTCGCTTTCATTACGCCAACCCCAATCCTAGCAAAAACAGTATGTTCTTTGTAGGTTTTGGCGCTCAGTACAATAAAGATTACCTAGGACAAAGCACCTTCATTGCTTATCAGGATACTTCTTTCTTGGGGATTGATTTAGCTCAGGGAACGCAGCTAACACAGGATGTCAACTTGGACCGTCAGTATCAGTTGGATCTCTTTGCAGACTACAGTTTCCCTCTCAATTTTATCAAGTCTAACTTTGGGATTAAGCTGGGTGGCTCCTTCTCAGAAACGCCTAGCTTGATTAACAACGAATTGAACTACTCTCGCCAGCCGTCTGGCCGTTTGGGCTTCAAATTGAGCTCAAACATCAGCGAGAAGCTTGATTTTACCTTGAGTACCGATGGTAGCGTCAACTATTCAATCAACAGTTTGAATACAAGTTCTAACAACCGCTATTACAACCAAAACACTCGCTTGCGGGCTTATTGGAACCCTTGGAAAACCCTAGTGCTTCAAACGGATTTGAGCCACCAACACTATGCAGGTTTATCAGATGGCTTCAATACAGACTTCTTGCTTTGGAATGCGAGCATTTCTACGCTCTTATTCAAGAGCCAAAGAGGGGAGTTAGGCATTTATGTCTATGACATTTTGGGCCAAAACACTAGCCTTAGCCGAAGCTTTACGGCCAACTACATCGAGGACCAAATTGGGCAGGTGTTGGAGCGCTATTTCATGTTGCGCTTTAGCTATCGCTTTGTACCTAAAAAGGGTAGCCTAGTCGATGAGAAAAAATCTAAGGAAATGATCGAGCATCATCAGCGTCATCGCAGCGGTCGTGGTCCTGGTGGTCCTCCTCCTCCCCGTTAG
- a CDS encoding LytR/AlgR family response regulator transcription factor: protein MQTYSVIVADDEPLALSLVEKYVKQIPFLQLIGSHSNALSVLEQLEDEWVDLLILDIQMPNLSGMQLAQQLAGQGHKIIFTTAFEQYAIQGYKVNAIDYLLKPFAFEELLSAAQKAKQQLQESSVLGTEDYLILKSDYKLQQIALDDILYIEGLKDYVRIHRKSTDKSLLSLLSMKSLQARLPRHRFMRVHRSYIVNLDKISTIERGQLLFGKQHIPVSDKYKEAFQDFIDRRSV, encoded by the coding sequence ATGCAAACATATTCTGTCATTGTGGCTGATGATGAGCCTTTGGCCTTATCCTTAGTTGAAAAATACGTCAAGCAAATCCCTTTTTTGCAGTTGATTGGCAGCCACAGTAATGCCCTCTCTGTTTTAGAGCAGTTGGAGGATGAATGGGTGGACTTGCTCATTCTTGATATTCAGATGCCCAATTTGAGTGGGATGCAACTGGCCCAGCAGTTGGCGGGGCAGGGGCATAAGATCATTTTTACCACAGCTTTTGAGCAGTATGCCATTCAGGGCTATAAAGTCAATGCTATAGACTATTTGCTCAAGCCTTTTGCCTTTGAAGAATTGTTATCGGCGGCCCAGAAGGCCAAGCAGCAGTTGCAAGAAAGCAGTGTTTTAGGCACAGAGGATTACCTTATTCTCAAATCAGACTATAAGCTGCAGCAGATTGCCTTAGATGACATTCTTTATATAGAAGGCTTAAAGGATTATGTGCGTATTCATCGCAAATCTACCGATAAAAGCTTGTTGAGTTTGCTCAGTATGAAGAGCTTACAAGCGCGTTTGCCTCGACATCGCTTTATGCGGGTTCATCGATCCTATATTGTCAATTTAGATAAGATATCGACTATAGAGCGGGGGCAGTTGTTATTTGGCAAGCAGCATATTCCCGTTTCGGACAAATACAAAGAGGCTTTTCAAGACTTTATTGATCGTCGATCTGTCTAG